From a region of the Chloroflexota bacterium genome:
- a CDS encoding O-antigen ligase family protein, producing the protein MAQSRQFDRVLALLLLGLSCWTLFLPMPALSNANAPAALVQASLATLDQQAEQRQIAVIAASVLDGERGDFERRGVQLAQLSPEQQAQVRRELAADVELLAQASLAAEHERQALQAYDTALMGQTRDLGALAEQLRSATWPIVEHLKLYPPPLGTRSDWLAPSSDYFQTRAITISNGTLEQATQAAIEVGRASYSQRQLRELDQTYRQVLDQYAQTLQQTITSQTNARPWWRWVLASGLALGLAGLLWWVLRAVLAKDWLLVVAGVALAAWFGLPWSVAAVGLLALVGLIGLRPSLAACLPLLAIPLYYRARLVGNLSFPLNETLFGISAAGLLLHVIWRWWRGQRPHLAWLKTSWYWPIGAIALGLVLAAGLSLGSSGLVEPATALRELRRTIIEPAIWACVALLLLATQRVKAQSMLWSYIVMAAWIAGDGLVRFALGEGVWATTGVPRLIGLLPSSTALGVYLGAGLAGSLALALSAESAQQRQLAWLLSLPLSLGVLLTFTRGAWLGVAGAVALVLLLQRRWRLLLGAVGLAGVGLAGFGLIQPSLLARVLRLGEGTGSARQEIWASAWRAVQDQPVLGFGLDQFAQLEPSRYGIPQIRFLTLAHPHNLLLDVWLQLGLLGLLVVLAMLGWQIWRWWRSKQALGLVVLAILADLVIHGMLDQTMLGGDMIYLWWSLLLISVWRPSATEES; encoded by the coding sequence ATGGCTCAATCACGCCAATTTGATCGGGTATTGGCTTTGCTGCTGCTTGGCCTCAGCTGCTGGACATTATTCTTACCAATGCCAGCCTTATCGAATGCCAACGCTCCGGCGGCGTTGGTTCAGGCGAGCCTTGCCACGCTTGATCAACAGGCTGAGCAACGCCAAATTGCTGTCATTGCTGCTAGTGTGCTTGATGGCGAACGTGGTGATTTCGAGCGCCGTGGCGTGCAATTGGCCCAACTCAGCCCCGAACAACAAGCCCAAGTGCGGCGCGAATTGGCGGCTGATGTTGAATTATTGGCCCAAGCCTCACTGGCGGCTGAGCATGAGCGCCAAGCCTTGCAAGCCTACGATACGGCCTTGATGGGCCAAACCCGCGATTTAGGTGCATTGGCCGAGCAACTGCGCTCAGCCACGTGGCCAATTGTCGAACACCTCAAACTGTATCCACCACCACTCGGAACCCGCAGCGATTGGTTGGCCCCAAGCAGCGACTATTTTCAAACCCGCGCAATTACGATTAGCAACGGCACACTTGAACAAGCAACCCAAGCAGCGATTGAGGTTGGGCGGGCCAGTTATAGCCAACGCCAACTGCGCGAACTTGATCAAACCTATCGCCAAGTGCTTGATCAATATGCCCAAACCTTGCAACAAACAATCACCAGCCAAACTAATGCGCGGCCATGGTGGCGTTGGGTTTTGGCAAGTGGTTTAGCCTTGGGTTTAGCAGGTTTGTTGTGGTGGGTTTTACGCGCTGTATTAGCCAAAGATTGGCTGTTGGTGGTGGCAGGTGTGGCCTTGGCGGCATGGTTTGGCCTGCCATGGTCTGTGGCGGCGGTTGGGTTGCTCGCACTAGTTGGCTTAATTGGCTTGCGCCCAAGTTTAGCTGCTTGTCTGCCGTTGCTCGCGATTCCGCTGTATTATCGCGCTCGCTTGGTTGGTAACTTGAGTTTTCCGCTCAACGAAACCTTGTTTGGCATCAGTGCTGCTGGTTTGCTATTGCATGTGATTTGGCGTTGGTGGCGCGGCCAACGCCCACACTTGGCCTGGCTCAAAACTAGTTGGTATTGGCCAATTGGGGCAATAGCGCTGGGTTTGGTGCTGGCGGCTGGGTTGAGCCTTGGCTCTAGTGGCTTGGTTGAGCCTGCGACAGCCCTACGCGAATTGCGGCGCACGATCATCGAGCCAGCAATTTGGGCTTGTGTGGCCTTGCTATTACTGGCAACTCAGCGAGTTAAAGCGCAAAGTATGCTCTGGAGCTATATTGTCATGGCGGCTTGGATCGCTGGTGATGGCTTGGTGCGTTTTGCCTTGGGCGAAGGCGTTTGGGCCACGACTGGGGTGCCACGCTTGATCGGCCTGTTGCCAAGCTCAACCGCCTTGGGTGTTTACTTGGGTGCTGGTTTGGCTGGTAGTTTAGCCTTGGCTTTGAGTGCCGAATCGGCCCAACAGCGCCAATTGGCGTGGTTACTCAGCCTCCCACTGAGTTTGGGTGTCTTGCTGACCTTTACGCGCGGCGCATGGTTGGGCGTGGCTGGCGCTGTTGCTCTGGTTTTGCTGCTGCAACGACGTTGGCGTTTGTTGCTTGGCGCTGTTGGCTTGGCTGGTGTTGGGCTAGCAGGCTTTGGCTTGATTCAGCCCAGTTTGCTGGCCCGCGTGCTGCGGCTTGGCGAGGGCACTGGCTCGGCTCGCCAAGAGATTTGGGCCTCGGCATGGCGAGCGGTGCAGGATCAACCAGTGCTTGGGTTTGGGCTTGATCAATTTGCCCAGCTTGAGCCAAGTCGTTATGGAATTCCGCAAATTCGTTTTTTGACCTTGGCGCATCCGCATAATTTGCTGCTTGATGTTTGGTTGCAATTGGGTTTGCTTGGTTTGCTGGTAGTTTTGGCTATGCTTGGCTGGCAGATTTGGCGTTGGTGGCGCAGCAAACAGGCTCTAGGCTTGGTTGTGCTGGCAATCTTGGCAGATTTAGTGATTCATGGCATGCTTGACCAAACCATGCTTGGCGGTGATATGATATATCTCTGGTGGAGCTTGCTCCTTATCAGTGTTTGGCGGCCATCCGCAACGGAGGAATCATGA
- a CDS encoding ABC transporter ATP-binding protein: MTKTVLTAEQWKLAESPDPVVLEVRNLTKRFPVGGLFRSKHVHALTDVSFAIRRGEVLAVVGESGSGKSTAARLIARLMEPTSGEIIFRGQNVLQTEKRGASLSYRSGVQMIFQDPFGSMNPTHSVAHHIMRPLQIHHKVERRSDLLPRVHELLATVGLNPPADIANKYPHELSGGQRQRVAIARALAVDPEIVLADEPISMLDVSIRIGVLNLMAKLKKEIGIGYLYITHDIASARYFADRIMVLYAGQMMEGADSDELIGNPAHPYTKLLLSAVPNPEVALGQREVVARGEPPSLIDPPPGCPFAARCPQVKDVCRKVMPDVQTIAPNHWVRCHLYGEGSGGTAA; the protein is encoded by the coding sequence ATGACCAAAACTGTGTTAACTGCTGAGCAGTGGAAATTAGCTGAATCTCCCGACCCGGTGGTCTTGGAAGTGCGCAATTTGACCAAGCGCTTTCCAGTGGGCGGCCTGTTTCGCAGCAAACATGTCCATGCCTTAACCGATGTGTCATTTGCAATTCGGCGTGGCGAGGTGTTGGCGGTCGTGGGCGAATCAGGTAGCGGCAAAAGCACCGCCGCCCGTTTGATCGCCCGCTTGATGGAGCCAACCAGTGGCGAGATTATCTTCCGTGGCCAAAATGTGCTGCAAACTGAGAAACGCGGTGCTTCGCTGAGCTATCGCAGCGGCGTACAGATGATTTTTCAAGATCCATTTGGCTCGATGAATCCAACCCACTCGGTGGCGCATCACATTATGCGACCGTTGCAAATTCATCATAAAGTTGAGCGGCGCAGCGATTTGTTGCCACGAGTGCATGAGTTGCTGGCGACGGTCGGCCTGAATCCGCCAGCCGATATTGCCAATAAATATCCCCACGAGTTATCTGGTGGGCAACGCCAACGGGTAGCAATTGCCCGCGCTTTGGCCGTCGATCCCGAAATTGTGCTGGCCGACGAACCAATTTCGATGCTCGATGTTTCGATTCGGATTGGCGTTTTGAATTTGATGGCCAAACTCAAAAAAGAGATCGGGATTGGCTATCTCTACATTACCCACGATATTGCTAGCGCCCGCTATTTTGCCGACCGGATTATGGTGTTGTATGCAGGCCAAATGATGGAAGGTGCTGATAGTGACGAGTTGATCGGCAACCCCGCCCATCCCTATACGAAATTGTTGCTTTCCGCCGTGCCAAACCCCGAAGTTGCGCTTGGCCAGCGTGAAGTTGTCGCCCGTGGTGAGCCGCCTTCCTTGATCGATCCGCCGCCTGGCTGCCCGTTTGCGGCACGTTGCCCTCAAGTCAAGGATGTTTGTCGCAAAGTAATGCCCGATGTACAAACGATTGCCCCAAATCACTGGGTTCGTTGCCATTTGTATGGTGAGGGCAGTGGAGGAACTGCGGCATGA
- a CDS encoding CIA30 family protein yields the protein MAELLTTLLRQRQLSPRRLAELTSIPEDTIKGWLLGRGRSIREWERAIVVVAVLDLSYSSTLEFFNAAKVSSTTLERLASVELSAAYRELQPLVEAWAARHEIIQQLRASSLQPLTSTLPTDESARIEAAEQITELPTETNHHAQPLPAKPVSTRSWRFGLIGLNLMLLLGIGFGVWWILRPSVLEPWSEGEWGSYTDNDAGGNSVITPIISNCIIPDLSPNEQLVVGCLGMHGTISGPDGYAGIYRTLSATPNQTVDLSQYQAIGFLVRGSGQHVHVGLEVQTDPNQSIQEHVASFTLTPNWQYVRIPFSSMLPLVPGSQLDLTTIRAISWSITQGDQNNVEIIVDQIRFER from the coding sequence TACTCACAACCCTCTTACGCCAACGCCAACTTTCACCACGTCGTTTAGCCGAATTAACCAGCATTCCCGAAGATACAATTAAAGGATGGTTGCTTGGGCGAGGTCGCTCAATTCGCGAGTGGGAACGGGCCATTGTGGTTGTAGCTGTGCTTGATTTAAGCTATTCTAGCACGTTAGAGTTTTTTAATGCTGCGAAAGTTTCGTCAACTACACTCGAACGGCTAGCCAGTGTCGAATTATCAGCAGCCTATCGCGAACTGCAACCGTTGGTCGAAGCGTGGGCAGCACGTCACGAGATTATTCAACAACTCCGTGCGTCCAGTCTTCAACCTTTAACCAGCACGTTACCAACTGATGAATCAGCCCGCATTGAAGCCGCCGAGCAAATTACCGAATTGCCGACTGAAACCAATCACCATGCTCAACCACTTCCAGCCAAGCCTGTTAGCACCAGATCATGGCGGTTTGGCTTGATTGGCCTCAATTTAATGCTTCTTTTGGGTATCGGATTTGGGGTATGGTGGATTTTACGCCCAAGCGTTTTAGAGCCTTGGAGTGAGGGCGAATGGGGATCGTACACTGATAACGATGCTGGCGGAAACTCAGTAATAACTCCAATCATATCAAACTGCATAATACCTGATTTATCACCCAATGAGCAGTTGGTCGTTGGCTGTTTAGGAATGCATGGGACAATTAGTGGCCCCGATGGCTATGCCGGAATCTATCGCACGCTCAGCGCCACTCCAAATCAAACGGTTGACTTGAGTCAATATCAAGCAATTGGTTTTCTGGTTCGTGGCTCAGGCCAGCATGTGCATGTTGGCTTAGAAGTTCAAACTGATCCGAATCAGTCAATCCAAGAGCATGTTGCGAGTTTTACATTAACGCCCAATTGGCAATATGTACGAATTCCATTTAGTAGCATGCTGCCACTTGTGCCTGGTAGTCAGCTTGACCTGACCACTATTCGAGCTATCTCATGGTCGATTACCCAAGGCGACCAAAATAATGTTGAAATAATCGTCGATCAGATTCGATTTGAACGCTAA
- a CDS encoding beta-galactosidase, with protein sequence MSVTLTANGLAVNGQEVPVYSGTIHYWRLERDRWDYILDQAKALGFSMIETYIPWGVHETAPGQYDWGQIDPRKDLTAFMRLCHERGIWLIARPGPLINAELTDFGFPQWILDDPAMQARTALDTMHMSLAAGLHPPHQFPVPSYTSPEYLAAVGVWFDHMCQVIVPQLAPHGPIVAVQSDNETCYMFHEQAYATDYSPSSLALYQAMLAEQYGAIEELNQAYATNYATFSEVVAPRDADIASRPDLVAHLDWVRYKEVHVNWIVATMADMLRERGVVDVPLFHDVAFQYRTPLDINAMEANGHVDWVGINYYRQPQGFDGAITLVRYMAGTTRLPFIPEFGSGLWIHHALTPRPEEAEFVTLAALMYGIKAFNFYMLVERDRWLACPITRHGDYRPEYAQFFERLMGFLQQQQWWNFQRKPEVLVLLSYDLGRYWAATSTLHYGHVDLLGLPPGLNRVELDLGFSSDLEVESDDFHPQSWYGSLRSTLDANHIDYDLSDSHLRSSRIADYKLVFAQSVDWMSRADQQRLLQAAEAGATVWLGPTLPTLDEYFQPCTILADQLAGKRQVALGSGHLGLLSQAELGAFCAEVAAGLPVRPQNPQLAVTSHRHQGREILFVANPTAETINSSLDFAHPVRLTSLWGAFAGADLQQQQPISLAAYTIAIVEVQHD encoded by the coding sequence ATGAGCGTGACGCTGACTGCCAACGGTCTTGCAGTCAATGGTCAGGAAGTGCCGGTTTATTCCGGCACTATCCACTATTGGCGTTTAGAGCGCGACCGCTGGGATTATATTCTCGACCAAGCCAAGGCGCTTGGCTTTTCGATGATCGAAACCTACATTCCTTGGGGTGTGCATGAAACCGCTCCCGGTCAATACGATTGGGGCCAAATCGATCCACGCAAGGATCTCACGGCCTTTATGCGCTTGTGCCATGAACGGGGAATCTGGCTGATTGCGCGGCCTGGGCCATTGATCAATGCTGAATTGACCGACTTTGGCTTTCCCCAATGGATTTTGGATGATCCTGCGATGCAAGCTCGCACGGCGCTGGATACCATGCATATGAGCTTGGCAGCGGGTTTGCATCCACCGCATCAATTTCCTGTGCCATCGTATACCAGCCCTGAATATTTGGCCGCCGTGGGCGTGTGGTTCGACCACATGTGCCAAGTGATTGTGCCGCAACTTGCGCCGCATGGGCCAATTGTCGCGGTGCAAAGCGATAATGAAACCTGCTATATGTTTCATGAGCAGGCCTATGCGACCGATTACAGCCCTTCGTCGTTGGCCTTGTATCAAGCAATGTTGGCTGAGCAATATGGCGCAATCGAGGAATTGAATCAAGCCTATGCGACCAACTATGCTACTTTTAGCGAAGTAGTTGCGCCGCGCGATGCCGATATCGCCAGTCGCCCCGATTTAGTGGCTCACCTCGATTGGGTGCGCTACAAAGAAGTGCATGTTAATTGGATTGTTGCGACCATGGCCGATATGCTGCGTGAGCGTGGCGTGGTTGATGTGCCATTATTCCACGATGTAGCTTTTCAATATCGCACGCCGCTCGATATCAATGCCATGGAAGCCAACGGCCATGTCGATTGGGTTGGGATCAACTATTATCGCCAACCACAAGGCTTTGATGGCGCGATTACCTTGGTGCGCTATATGGCTGGCACCACACGTCTGCCGTTTATCCCTGAATTTGGCAGCGGCCTGTGGATTCACCATGCGCTCACGCCACGGCCTGAAGAAGCAGAATTTGTCACTTTAGCGGCCTTGATGTATGGGATTAAAGCCTTCAATTTCTATATGTTGGTCGAGCGCGATCGTTGGTTGGCCTGCCCAATCACGCGTCATGGCGATTATCGGCCTGAATATGCGCAATTTTTTGAGCGTTTGATGGGCTTTTTGCAACAGCAACAATGGTGGAACTTCCAGCGTAAACCTGAGGTTTTAGTGCTGCTCAGCTATGATCTTGGGCGCTATTGGGCCGCCACTTCAACCTTGCACTATGGCCATGTCGATTTACTCGGCCTGCCGCCAGGATTAAATCGAGTCGAATTAGATTTGGGTTTTAGCAGCGATCTCGAAGTTGAAAGCGATGATTTTCATCCGCAAAGTTGGTATGGCTCGTTGCGGAGCACGCTCGATGCCAACCATATCGACTACGATTTGAGCGATAGCCATTTGCGCAGTTCACGAATTGCTGACTATAAATTGGTGTTTGCTCAAAGTGTCGATTGGATGAGCCGCGCCGATCAACAGCGTTTGTTGCAGGCTGCCGAAGCTGGTGCAACCGTTTGGCTTGGCCCGACCTTGCCAACCCTTGACGAATATTTCCAGCCCTGCACGATTTTAGCTGATCAATTGGCGGGCAAACGCCAAGTTGCCTTGGGCAGTGGCCATTTGGGCTTGCTGAGCCAAGCCGAACTAGGCGCTTTTTGTGCCGAAGTTGCAGCAGGCTTGCCAGTGCGGCCTCAAAACCCTCAATTGGCGGTTACCAGCCATCGCCACCAAGGCCGCGAAATTCTGTTTGTAGCCAACCCAACCGCTGAAACGATTAACTCAAGCTTGGATTTTGCCCATCCTGTGCGGTTAACCAGCTTGTGGGGAGCATTCGCTGGCGCTGATCTCCAACAACAGCAGCCGATTAGCCTAGCAGCCTACACGATTGCAATTGTCGAGGTGCAGCATGATTGA
- a CDS encoding glycoside hydrolase family 5 protein has protein sequence MQQSNRRWRWWNLTLLFLLVGMPLATNANQHNASSPIATLPSLHVSGNQILDPDNREVRLRGFAIPDLEYLAKYRDGGIPAAIDRITTNTASSSAFHSRVVRLPVYPEPQGLPIDGWLADPDHYFSTYLQPAIQHCISRNVYCIIDWHWITNYVETDDSARTAYINTATIAFWERIAQAYPNHPNLLFELFNEPIEPFDWATWKKTAQPWIKIIDQYSPESLILVGAPHWSRDTSGALNLPFVGENIVYTAHIYPQHTRLRPSTPVAVGEQEAKWQAWFGDTAEVYPVMITEFGWDVCDPDPNTQSGCSNEPIVGTTSSFGTPFRAFVDQSAVAGWTAWVADYCLGPVTFDYDWNVLGGNAHQGKFIRTWLYQKRTDFFPTTIGIEQPVPPFNVPPTLPDNC, from the coding sequence ATGCAACAATCAAATCGTCGCTGGCGCTGGTGGAATTTAACATTACTCTTCCTCTTAGTTGGCATGCCATTGGCAACTAATGCCAACCAACATAACGCAAGTAGCCCAATCGCTACCTTGCCATCATTGCATGTCAGCGGCAATCAGATTCTCGACCCCGATAATCGTGAGGTTAGACTACGGGGTTTTGCCATCCCCGATTTGGAATATCTGGCCAAATATCGCGATGGTGGTATTCCCGCAGCGATTGATCGAATTACCACTAACACAGCCAGTTCGAGTGCCTTTCATTCACGGGTCGTTCGTTTGCCGGTCTATCCAGAACCTCAAGGCTTGCCAATCGATGGTTGGTTGGCCGACCCCGACCATTATTTCAGTACTTATTTGCAACCTGCAATTCAGCACTGTATTAGCCGTAACGTCTACTGTATTATCGATTGGCATTGGATTACAAATTATGTTGAGACGGATGATTCAGCGCGAACTGCCTATATTAATACTGCCACGATCGCTTTTTGGGAGCGCATTGCCCAAGCCTACCCCAACCATCCCAATCTTTTATTTGAGTTGTTCAATGAGCCAATTGAGCCGTTCGATTGGGCGACTTGGAAAAAAACTGCCCAGCCGTGGATTAAGATCATCGATCAATACTCACCTGAAAGCTTGATTTTAGTTGGCGCTCCTCATTGGAGCCGCGATACTAGTGGAGCCTTAAATCTGCCGTTTGTGGGAGAGAATATTGTTTATACCGCGCACATTTATCCGCAACATACACGTTTGCGACCAAGCACACCTGTTGCAGTAGGCGAGCAAGAAGCAAAATGGCAAGCATGGTTTGGCGATACCGCCGAAGTTTACCCGGTAATGATCACCGAATTTGGCTGGGATGTCTGCGACCCTGACCCGAATACCCAAAGTGGTTGTAGCAATGAGCCAATTGTTGGCACTACCTCGTCCTTTGGCACACCGTTCCGAGCATTCGTCGATCAATCGGCGGTCGCTGGCTGGACAGCCTGGGTTGCTGATTATTGCCTAGGCCCAGTTACCTTTGATTATGATTGGAATGTACTTGGCGGCAATGCCCATCAAGGTAAATTTATTCGTACTTGGCTCTATCAAAAACGTACAGACTTCTTCCCAACAACCATTGGCATTGAACAGCCAGTCCCACCATTCAATGTGCCGCCAACCTTGCCCGATAATTGCTAA
- a CDS encoding diguanylate cyclase encodes MNHATTLAALHAALAEIHNPMQHVDVLNRLVAELRLVDHEQAWALNHQAEGLARMAGDESKPYTQGLIDCFYWRSKLLFSEQSYHQALTYLFRASKLCQLTPPRQPNPHWLDILDTSFQSASLGSEDSDAFLASGIHSAAVHNALGVLLIVLGNYTEALQYLQRAKRDAIQLNDQWFEALVCNNLGFLHCELQSPEIALNDLAHGLRLLEAMTQFPAHLRMRAEILDNSGRAACALKQFEQAVSYGEQALALYHEIDWQHGQAECHNNLGLAYAGLDQQNRAIEHFMQAYELACGSNNIHEAIEALIRHGVLLNRIKHYQAARVILEQALISVNPTINQQKVYRAHQALADTYEALGDFKASLKHYKAYYELKDTVFNEQSVRRMQVLQTMYRLDEARNQAALYHLQNDDLHQQLADIQQINLQLAEWAKTDSLTEILNRRGLYEQIDLALQHQQTDAQGWAWIMFDIDFFKAINDSYGHDSGDEVLRGIAQRARLVLRHSDVFGRYGGEEFLVFLPHTSMQEAIVIAERLRTAIANTPYVVKQTAVNVTISLGIAWTEQVDDPERLTQLADQALYRSKAAGRNCYTVERLDASVSQLSA; translated from the coding sequence ATGAATCATGCAACAACTTTAGCGGCCTTACATGCTGCATTGGCCGAAATTCATAACCCAATGCAGCATGTCGATGTACTTAACCGATTAGTTGCCGAACTCCGTTTAGTTGACCATGAACAGGCTTGGGCACTCAACCATCAGGCCGAAGGTTTGGCGCGGATGGCGGGCGACGAAAGCAAGCCTTATACTCAAGGGTTGATCGATTGTTTCTATTGGCGTTCCAAACTGCTGTTTAGTGAACAATCGTATCATCAGGCGTTAACCTACCTCTTTCGCGCCAGCAAACTGTGCCAATTAACCCCACCCCGCCAGCCCAACCCGCATTGGCTTGATATCTTAGATACCAGTTTTCAATCAGCCTCACTTGGCTCGGAAGATAGTGATGCATTTTTGGCCAGCGGCATTCATAGCGCGGCGGTGCATAATGCCTTGGGCGTGTTATTAATTGTGCTGGGCAACTATACCGAAGCTTTGCAATATTTGCAGCGAGCCAAACGCGATGCGATCCAATTAAATGATCAATGGTTTGAGGCTTTGGTTTGCAATAATTTGGGCTTTTTGCATTGCGAATTGCAAAGCCCCGAAATTGCCCTGAATGATCTGGCGCATGGTTTGCGCTTACTTGAAGCCATGACCCAATTTCCGGCGCATCTGCGCATGCGAGCCGAAATTCTCGATAACAGCGGTCGGGCGGCCTGTGCCTTGAAGCAATTTGAGCAGGCTGTGAGCTATGGTGAGCAAGCACTGGCGCTCTATCACGAAATCGATTGGCAGCATGGCCAGGCTGAGTGTCATAATAATTTAGGTTTAGCCTATGCTGGGCTTGATCAACAAAACCGAGCAATTGAGCATTTTATGCAAGCCTATGAATTAGCTTGTGGCTCGAACAATATTCACGAAGCAATTGAAGCCTTGATTCGCCATGGTGTTTTGCTCAATCGGATTAAGCATTATCAAGCCGCCCGCGTGATTCTTGAGCAAGCCTTGATTTCAGTCAATCCTACAATCAATCAGCAAAAAGTCTATCGGGCACATCAAGCTTTGGCTGATACCTATGAGGCCTTAGGCGATTTTAAAGCCTCGTTGAAGCACTATAAAGCCTATTATGAATTAAAAGATACGGTTTTTAATGAGCAATCAGTGCGACGAATGCAAGTTCTACAAACAATGTATCGTTTAGATGAAGCTCGTAATCAAGCAGCGCTGTATCATTTGCAAAATGATGATTTGCATCAACAATTAGCTGATATTCAACAAATTAATTTGCAATTGGCTGAATGGGCTAAAACTGACTCACTGACCGAAATTCTCAATCGGCGCGGTTTATACGAACAAATCGACCTTGCTTTGCAACATCAACAAACTGATGCGCAAGGCTGGGCTTGGATTATGTTTGATATTGATTTTTTCAAGGCGATTAACGATAGCTATGGCCATGATAGCGGCGACGAGGTGCTACGTGGGATTGCCCAACGAGCGCGGTTGGTGCTGCGTCATAGCGATGTGTTTGGGCGCTACGGCGGCGAGGAATTTTTGGTCTTTCTGCCGCATACCTCGATGCAAGAGGCAATTGTGATTGCTGAACGCTTGCGCACGGCGATTGCCAACACGCCGTATGTGGTTAAGCAAACCGCCGTCAACGTAACAATTAGCCTTGGCATTGCCTGGACTGAGCAGGTTGATGACCCTGAACGCCTGACCCAATTAGCTGATCAAGCGTTGTATCGTTCCAAGGCGGCGGGGCGCAATTGTTATACGGTTGAGCGTTTGGATGCGTCAGTTAGCCAACTTTCAGCATAA
- a CDS encoding DUF2254 domain-containing protein has protein sequence MRITRELENQYHKLDSSLWFRPTLMAIGSAILAFITVELDRVFDFDHVAFLRAGIDDARAILSSVTSSMLTVTTVTFSIIMVALVLASQQFSPRIIRNVMRDTPSQYVLGTFIGTFIYSLLVLGQINDQASFVFVPILSLATSIMLTLLSIVAFIYFVHHIAETIQASVLIARAAERTIDVLDRRFPETLGHAMEQIPPPPIPNETPTTIYNAKGGYIQAIDPVPLLELAQRFDVVIYMDRAVGDFVPTGNPLLHMVPQRELDPDSIAEFQDVFEIGLERTLFDDVLFGIRQLVDIALKAISPAVNDPSTAINAIDLLSDVLAQAIRRPEQSPCRYDEFDQLRVVANTITFRQMLGTALNQIRQYAKGEIAVTARLLVLLNEVALACDNQERRAMLWEQACIITRGADQGITEPFDRAYINEHLVTLANTLAIAAEQRIMLKVG, from the coding sequence ATGCGTATCACTCGCGAACTCGAAAATCAGTATCATAAGCTGGATTCATCGTTATGGTTTCGGCCCACGCTCATGGCAATTGGCTCGGCTATTTTGGCCTTTATCACGGTTGAGCTGGATCGGGTTTTCGATTTTGATCATGTGGCTTTTTTGCGGGCTGGGATCGACGATGCGCGGGCGATTCTCTCTTCTGTCACCAGCTCGATGCTCACCGTCACCACCGTTACCTTTTCGATCATTATGGTGGCCTTGGTGCTCGCGTCGCAGCAATTTTCGCCACGAATTATTCGTAATGTGATGCGCGATACGCCTTCGCAATATGTACTAGGCACATTTATTGGCACATTTATTTATAGTTTGCTGGTGCTGGGGCAGATTAACGATCAAGCATCGTTTGTCTTTGTGCCGATTCTCTCACTTGCCACTAGCATTATGTTAACTCTCTTGAGTATTGTGGCCTTTATTTATTTTGTGCACCACATCGCCGAGACAATTCAAGCCAGTGTCTTGATTGCCCGCGCCGCCGAACGCACGATCGATGTGTTGGATCGGCGCTTCCCCGAAACGCTGGGCCATGCGATGGAGCAAATTCCACCGCCGCCCATCCCCAACGAAACCCCAACCACAATTTACAATGCCAAGGGCGGCTATATTCAAGCAATCGATCCTGTGCCTTTGTTGGAGTTGGCTCAGCGCTTCGATGTAGTGATTTACATGGATCGCGCGGTCGGCGATTTTGTGCCAACTGGTAATCCACTCTTACATATGGTTCCGCAACGCGAACTTGATCCCGATAGCATCGCTGAATTTCAAGATGTATTCGAGATTGGTTTAGAACGAACGTTGTTTGATGATGTGTTGTTTGGCATTCGCCAACTGGTGGATATTGCGCTCAAGGCAATTTCGCCTGCGGTCAATGACCCGAGCACCGCGATTAATGCGATCGATTTGCTGAGTGATGTACTGGCGCAGGCCATTCGTCGCCCTGAGCAATCGCCATGTCGCTACGATGAATTTGATCAGCTACGGGTGGTTGCGAATACAATTACATTTCGCCAGATGTTAGGCACTGCACTTAACCAAATTCGCCAATATGCTAAAGGCGAAATCGCGGTAACTGCCCGATTATTGGTGTTGCTGAATGAAGTTGCGCTAGCCTGCGACAACCAAGAACGCCGGGCCATGCTCTGGGAACAAGCCTGCATCATCACACGGGGAGCCGATCAAGGTATCACTGAGCCATTCGATCGCGCCTATATCAACGAGCATTTGGTGACGCTTGCCAATACATTAGCCATCGCAGCTGAGCAACGCATTATGCTGAAAGTTGGCTAA